The sequence below is a genomic window from Silene latifolia isolate original U9 population chromosome 7, ASM4854445v1, whole genome shotgun sequence.
TTTTCCTTCTTTCCAGGCAAACAAGATTTTGGTGAAAAAAATTGAGGAGGACCAATTCTTAGAACTTGTTACTGTCAGAACTGAAGTGCGTGCTGTAACGAAGGAGCCATACAGGTCCAAGAGCTTTGTCTTTGTTGTACTGAAATTGCTGTTGCGTTAAATCTTCAACACGTTTTCAATTAGACCGATGTTATTTTGTGCTAAAAAAATATTTCAGCGAtgcgttttttttttaaagttgtgtTGCTAACATAGAGGTagggctgcgtacatccgactcTCCCTTTACCCACTATAAAAAATTGATGCATGTTAGTTAAGTGGAGGAAATGATATCGCTGTAGATGAGAGGTCATGCTTCATGGAAATGCTCGTCtgttttgattttgtgtgctCCATTTGACATTTAAACATTTCAATAGAATTGCCATAGTGTTCATGGTGCTAGAGCTATCATTTTTGTTGTATGGCAGATCCTCAGGGTTTTTTCTCATTATAGCCGAGTAGCTTTAAGATTGTAGAATCACTATTCACGTCTAATTGTTTGTATTCATAGTTATATTCAGCATGTTGATAGAGCATGACTGAAAATgacttttttttctgattttctttaaTGCATTTTCCTCGTGTCTGTATTATTTTATTGAGCTTGTGTATTTTGTTTATGTAGCATCTATAAAGCTGTAACTAAAGCAAAAGTTTCAATCAGTGAGGTCAACCAGATTGCTCAGGTGTGTAGGATTGGTTTTAGGATGTTATCTTATATACAGGTCGCTAAATCAATTTAAGGAACCATTTATCTCTAACTATAGATTGCGGGTTACTTTCTTTTTTCAGCTCCGAGTTATAATAAAGCCAAAACCTTGCATTGGAATTGGCCCTCTATGCAATGCTGAACAGGTTAGTATCTGTATTTTTCTCAGTTGTACAAAAGCTTTTGCCCGACATATCGACTTATTTAGTATTTACTACTAAAAGATCTTCTTGCTCTGAATTATGCAGATATGCTATCATGCTCTTGGCCTTGTCCACAGTATATGGACTCCAATTCCTCGATCTGTGAGTCTTTTGATCTCTATATGATAGGGCCTCTTTATCAAATTCAACGGAAGTTCCCTTGTCCTCACATTCGTTAATTTTCCTTCATCTTCATATAAAACAGGTGAAAGATTACATCGCTACCCCAAAGCCTAATGGCTATCAAAGTCTGCACACAACTGTCATTCCATTTCTTTACGAGAGCATGTTCCGTTTAGAAGTTCAGGTTACTCTCTAACTTTTACTTTTCTTCTGGACATGTCTTTCGCATCACTTTCGATGTCGTCCATCATAATATCACGTTGACTGTGTGCGTGCTTATTGCTTCATCTGTCTCGTGTAAACTGTCTCAAAGTTGACATTGCCGTCTGTAACTCTAGCTTGCATTTGCAAGATCTTTGTTTCTCACATTTATCTAGAGAATTGAAGGTCTTAGCTGTTATAATGCCTGCAGTTCTCACGATACACTTCTTTACCtttattcttttacattcttTCATATTTTCAGATAAGAACAGAAGAAATGGATTTGATAGCTCAAAGAGGCATAGCGGCACACTATTGTGGGAGGGTGTTGACTGATGGTATGGCTGCGCATTTGATGCCCAGATATTCAATAGGGAAATCAGCCTGTTTTAGAAACAACAATGTTGCTCTCAGGGTATTGATTATATTCTTTATTTTGATTTGTTATTAAAGTACCTTTTTTGTAGAATACTTTCATTATAAGCACCCCACTGATCACGTGATTGATGGCTTCTTTATTGCTCTAGATTGGCTGGCTTAATGCAATCAGAGAATGGCAAGAAGAATTTGTTGGCAACATGAGTTCTAGGGAGTTTGTGGATGTCATCACTCGTGATCTTCTTGGTAGCCGTGTCTTTGTATTTACACCGCGTGGAGAGGTATAAAGTGTTAATTATATGTATATGAGATTATTTAAACCATATTAAACaaattgtttttatttgtttctttGTTGCGATACCTAATTTGTTTGTTGGGCTGGCAGATAAAAAATCTGCCGAAGGGAGCAACTGTTGTTGATTATGCATATATGATACACACAGAAATTGGAAACAGAATGGTGGCTGCAAAGGTATCCCTTCAGATGAGTTAAACTTGAGCACCAATATTTAAAAATTGTGTCATCAGTGGGCTATTTTTTACTAGGTAAACGGAAATCTTGTTTCTCCAACACACGTACTTGCCAATGCAGAAGTTGTGGAGATAATAACATACGATGTAAGctccccctccccctccccctccctcctctccatctctctatgtgTGTGTGTCCCCCTTTCAAGTCTTAATTTAGAAATGTCAAGTATTGTGGTATGAATTACATACATCCGACCCCCTTATACACCACAGTCAGGAGTACCTATAAGATACTGGGGTAATGATGTTGTGCCGTTGTGGCAGTATCAGAGAGGTCTTTCATTATCATGTTTTCATGTGTAGCCGGGTAGGTCTCTTAGTTCGTTCCAAAACTTTTTTATATGTGTGTCACCTTAATAGTGTCTTTTTTGTACATAGGCATCACCCATTCACCCCCTTTATATCCCTTAATTAATAGTATGTCTCCATGAAAAGAAAGGTTATTTTTAAGCTTTTAAACCCCCAGTTATCTGGAAATTAAGGTTTAGTGAAGTAAACTACTGAAGCAGACCTATAAGGCTATAGAAGATTCTGTGAATGGTTAAGATACTGTCTATGGATAATAGAAAAGGCTGACTTTGTGATTGCAGCAGTTAATTTAGTTTTGTCAAAATTCACATGAATTAAGATATTATCTGTGAACTGCATTTGTATTTTGAATATTTTGAAGCAAAAACGGATCCTCTTTCTCGGTAGGGTATACCTTGTATCACTgcatacaacaacattaccccagtggcccagtgcctcaatggctcccttAAATTGTGGGGTCGAAGATGTCGGATGTACGcaaccttacccttgtgttagcaacataAAGAGGTTGTTTATGAATTACCAAAGGTTGAGTATAAATATGAAAATTGGGGTATTGTGGGTTAATATATTGCTTCCAAATAATTTCACTTCGGAGTTATATTTGAATTATTTTTATCCCCACTATTTGAAAAATAATGCTTGATGAAGCAAAGATATATTCTACTGAACGTCTTAAATAACATAAGTGGAAGCCTTTATTAGGTTTTACTCTATGATGGTCCAATTATCGATTAGGGATGTTCGTATTAGATATCGCTTTGGGAATTGATTATGGAGCTCGCCGTGACTGTCACAGCTTGGTCTCTGTCTTTGCGCGATAAATGCGTCCGATACCTCCTCAAAATGTGGTCCTGGTAGCGCGGTGACCTCAAAATGTGGTCACAGTAGGGTGGTAACCTGAAAACCATGATAACTCAGTCATAATTCAGTGTCGTGGCTGGTATAGTGGTATTAGATGCCATAGAATCATAAATGAGCCAGTAGGCTTACTCTCTTTGTGCGGAAACAAATTAGAAGTTGTAGAATTTCTATCAACTGACATATTATAAGTGAACTGATTTTGTTGTTTTTGAATCTGGATCTTTCCTTTAGGCAGTTTataattaatgtcaaactctCTCGTAGTATCAGAAATTTATCACAGTTTAGTTCTGCTTCATGTGCGTAGCCTGCTTATATGTTTCTTCAGCTCTGCTGGTTTAGTACATACACCAGTCATCAAACTAATTTGGCTGTGCTATGGTGTCTAACGGCATGTCTCAGGCACTTTCAAGTAAATCAGCTTTTCAGAAGCACAAGCTGTGGCTGCAACATGCCAAAACCCGCAGTACTAGGCACAAGATTATGAGGGTGAGCTCGCTGTAAACTTGTATGTGAAACtgttactccctccatcccatttatattttatattgtcCTAATTGACTTTAATGGTCAAACAATGTTGACCTTGATCGATATTTTCTCATAATATACAGTAGTTTACAACTTTTTAAAAACGAACATATGGAAATAGTTGGTGTGATAAATCAAACATCCAAATAGACGTTATATGTTGGGAAATTAATGGTTAAAGTTGACATATGTTGACCAACAAAGTCAAATGAGGACAATAAATTTCGGTTGGAGGTAGTATACTCTCTCTAGAGCATCATATTAATTttaagatttttttttatttttttagttttTGAGGGAGCAAGCCTCATTGTCTGCTGAAGAAATTATGACTGATTCAGTTGGAAACTTTATTGCTGATTCTGATAAGAAAGATGTAGTTGAGGAGAGTTCTGATCTTTCCAAGATGAGTGAGATCTTTGAGGCATTGCTTTCTAGAAGCTCGGAAGATCTTCACCCACAGAATGGTGCTATTCAACTCCCAAAGGtaaatggaaaacacaataaGCAAGTGGAGAAATCAAGCTTGAAGGAGTGGGGGCAATTATGGTCTCGAGATAATGATGTTGCTAAGACGATATTTGCTAACAAGGCAAGGCCCAGGGAAGTTTTGCCTGGTCTCGAGTGTTGGCAGAGTAGCAAAATTGCTGCTTGGCACAGTCTTGAAGGAAATTCTGTTGTATGGCTCTCTGTTATTTGTATTGATAGGAGAGGTAAATTTTCATCTCTCTCTCTGGAAATGTTTTCTGAAGTTTCTTAGCTTCCTGTTTACTCATTCTATCCCCGAGCATTGCGTATGTGCTTGTTGATATCAAGTTAGTTAAAAGGTCCATCACTGAGGTGATCCTGATAGTTGTGAATTTGGCGAATAAAGTATAGTACTTTCATTCTCCTGCTTGTTCGAGTCtatttgtattttataatttcaAGAAGCCGAGGATTAACCTTTAGAAGCGGATAACCATGGAAAGCTCCTGGCATAACATACTGAAGTAGGCAGATGGAATATGGGGAATATGTATTTGGGAAAGGAATAAGTTTTTTCTGTCGATATTTGATGGCATTTATTACTCCTTTTGCGTATAATAGAAGTTGGCTTCTTAGAGCAGTAGCAACAATACGTTTTGAAGGGAGATCTAACTTAGGCACAAATTTACCTTGTTGTGGGATGTAGTTTGCAGAATTTCACCCATAGATGTCCCC
It includes:
- the LOC141591968 gene encoding putative GTP diphosphokinase RSH1, chloroplastic, translating into MASSPSTLSVSVECVSVCKLKPWRGGGGGGGGDCSVYSCAWKAPRVLTGSLASTTQCSLSSSSSLFSSGQRINRYRYRSRVGGSDWCGDFCFKDLSQIFSFSLEGLSSKRWKCECSSSSDSGSFDDISAEYLWEDLLPAISYLPVGELNLVQKALKLAFDAHNGQKRRSGEPFIIHPVEVARILGELELDWESIAAGLLHDTVEDTNVVTFERIEKDFGCTVRRIVEGETKVSKLGKLKYKNKTSCDVKADDLRQMFLAMTEEVRVIIVKLADRLHNMRTLSHMPAHKQASIALETLQVFAPLAKLLGMYQIKSELENLSFMYTNTQDYEKITKRVAELYEDHKKELNEANKILVKKIEEDQFLELVTVRTEVRAVTKEPYSIYKAVTKAKVSISEVNQIAQLRVIIKPKPCIGIGPLCNAEQICYHALGLVHSIWTPIPRSVKDYIATPKPNGYQSLHTTVIPFLYESMFRLEVQIRTEEMDLIAQRGIAAHYCGRVLTDGMAAHLMPRYSIGKSACFRNNNVALRIGWLNAIREWQEEFVGNMSSREFVDVITRDLLGSRVFVFTPRGEIKNLPKGATVVDYAYMIHTEIGNRMVAAKVNGNLVSPTHVLANAEVVEIITYDALSSKSAFQKHKLWLQHAKTRSTRHKIMRFLREQASLSAEEIMTDSVGNFIADSDKKDVVEESSDLSKMSEIFEALLSRSSEDLHPQNGAIQLPKVNGKHNKQVEKSSLKEWGQLWSRDNDVAKTIFANKARPREVLPGLECWQSSKIAAWHSLEGNSVVWLSVICIDRRGIMGEVITVLASLGFSVCSCVAEIDRGRCMGVMLFHIEGSTDNMVDACARIDLIFGVLGWSVGCSWLNSSEQ